The following are encoded in a window of Cucurbita pepo subsp. pepo cultivar mu-cu-16 chromosome LG12, ASM280686v2, whole genome shotgun sequence genomic DNA:
- the LOC111806917 gene encoding chloride channel protein CLC-d isoform X1, producing MIQSSGEQNSLSVLQNGMDRAKSMWSRLPDTDENEDDLVSFLKKNDGGGVESLDYEVIENYAYWDEQAQRGRLFVGYSVVVKWLYALFIGIGTGLAAVFINMAVENFAGWKFSLTFALIQKSYVAGFIVYLAINLGLVFSSVYIVTHFAPAAAGSGIPEIKGYLNGIDIHGVLFFRTLIGKIFGSIGSVGGGLALGKEGPLVHTGACIASLLGQGGSGKYHLNSRWLQVFKSDRDRRDLVTCGCAAGVAAAFRAPVGGVLFALEEVTSWWKSQLLWRVFFTSAVVAVVVRAAMGWCKSGKCGHFGSGGFIIWDISDGQEDYSFGELLPMTVIGVIGGLLGALFNQLTLYMTYWRRNHLHKKGNRVKIIEACLISVLTSIISFGLPLLRQCTPCPKSDPDLGNECPRPPGTYGNYVNFYCSKDNEYNDLATIFFNTQDDAIRNLFSAKTMHEFSARSLLTFLVMFYTLAVVTFGTAVPAGQFVPGIMIGSTYGRLVGKFVVSFYKKPNIEEGTYALLGAASFLGGSMRMTVSLCVIMVEISNNLKFLPLIMLVLLMSKAVGDAFNEGLYEEQAQLKGIPLLESRPKYQMRKITAKEACGKRVVSFPRVVKVADIVSILRSNRHNGFPVIDYSRNGETRVIGLMLRSYLLGLLQSKVDFQHSPLPSDPRGSMPTRHNFSEFVKPASSKGISIDDINLSSEDLEMYIDLLPFLNPSPYIVPEDMSLTKVYNLFRQLGLRHAFVVPRPANVVGLITRKDLLIEDSEDSDAMELQSTSVRARRRDRSIHTTNGDVESPLLNGLLVNNADG from the exons ATGATTCAAAGCAGTGGAGAACAGAATTCTTTATCGGTG CTGCAGAATGGGATGGATAGAGCAAAAAGCATGTGGTCTCGTCTTCCGGACACCGATGAAAATGAGGACGACCTCGTTAGCTTCTTGAAGAAGAACGATGGGGGCGGCGTCGAAAGCCTTGATTACGAGGTCATCGAGAATTATGCTTACTGGGATGAACAG GCGCAAAGAGGAAGATTATTTGTTGGCTATAGTGTGGTGGTTAAGTGGCTGTATGCTTTGTTCATTGGCATTG GCACAGGATTGGCTGCAGTTTTCATAAATATGGCTGTTGAGAACTTTGCAGGCTGGAAATTTTCATTGACATTTGCTCTAATTCAGAAGTCATATGTAGCTGGTTTTATAGTATACTTAGCCATCAACTTGGGTCTAGTGTTTTCATCTGTATATATAGTCACTCATTTTGCTCCTGCAGCAGCTGGATCTGGCATACCTGAAATCAAGGGTTATTTGAATG GAATTGACATTCATGGTGTCCTTTTCTTCAGAACCTTAATCGGAAAG ATATTTGGAAGCATTGGTTCGGTGGGAGGTGGATTGGCTTTAGGCAAAGAAGGACCGCTTGTACATACGGGCGCCTGTATTGCTTCTTTGCTAGGACAA GGTGGATCTGGTAAATATCATCTAAATTCCAGGTGGTTACAAGTGTTCAAGAGTGACCGGGATCGTCGTGATCTT GTGACATGTGGGTGTGCAGCAGGAGTTGCTGCAGCTTTTAGAGCTCCAGTTGGTGGTGTATTATTTGCACTGGAAGAAGTAACATCTTG GTGGAAGAGTCAACTTTTGTGGCGTGTGTTTTTTACGTCTGCTGTGGTGGCTGTTGTGGTGCGTGCAGCGATGGGATGGTGTAAGAGTGGGAAGTGTGGCCATTTTGGTTCTGGTGGTTTCATAATATGGGACATATCAGA TGGCCAAGAGGACTACTCTTTTGGGGAGTTGTTGCCTATGACTGTGATTGGGGTTATTGGAGGCTTATTAG GAGCACTATTCAACCAGCTTACTCTTTACATGACGTATTGGCGACGAAACCATTTGCACAAAAAGGGGAACCGAGTTAAG ATCATTGAAGCTTGTCTCATCTCGGTATTAACATCAATTATTTCGTTCGGACTACCACTTCTAAGGCAATGTACTCCATGCCCCAAATCTGATCCTGATTTGGGTAATGAATGCCCAAGGCCTCCAGGGACGTACGGGAATTATGTCAAT ttttattGTAGCAAGGACAATGAATACAATGACCTTGCAACCATCTTCTTTAACACccag GATGATGCCATAAGGAATTTGTTCAGTGCAAAAACGATGCATGAATTCAGTGCGCGGAGTTTATTGACCTTTCTG GTTATGTTTTATACTTTAGCTGTCGTGACGTTTGGTACTGCTGTACCTGCTGGTCAATTTGTTCCTGGTATAATGATTGGATCTACGTATGGACGTTTGGTTGGAAAGTTCGTGGTTAGTTTCTACAAAAAGCCGAACATTGAAGAGGGAAC ATATGCTTTGTTGGGTGCTGCATCGTTTCTAGGAGGCTCTATGCGAATGACAGTGTCTTTGTGTGTCATCATGGttgaaatttcaaacaatttgaagtttttacCTCTCATAATGCTTGTCCTTCTGATGTCCAAG GCTGTTGGTGATGCCTTTAATGAAGGCCTCTATGAAGAGCAAGCCCAGTTGAAGGGTATTCCGTTACTGGAATCGAGACCGAAGTACCAGATGCGGAAAATAACAGCAAAGGAGGCCTGTGGAAAAAGG GTCGTCTCGTTCCCCCGCGTTGTTAAGGTTGCTGATATTGTTAGTATTTTACGGAGCAACAGACATAATGGCTTTCCT GTGATCGATTACTCTCGAAACGGAGAAACACGTGTCATTGGACTAATGCTTAGAAG TTACTTGTTAGGACTACTGCAGTCCAAAGTAGATTTTCAGCACAGTCCTTTGCCTTCTGATCCAAGAGGATCCATGCCAACCAG GCATAATTTCAGTGAGTTTGTGAAACCTGCTTCCAGTAAAGGAATTTCTATTGATGATATCAATCTTAGTTCAGAGGACTTGGAAATGTACATTGATCTACTCCCCTTTTTGAATCCATCTCCATATATTGTCCCAGAGGATATGTCTTTGACAAAG GTATATAATCTTTTCCGGCAATTGGGTCTAAGACACGCGTTTGTCGTTCCCCGTCCAGCAAATGTGGTCGGTTTGATCACTCGAAAGGATCTGTTGATAGAG GATAGCGAAGATTCGGATGCTATGGAGCTACAATCGACTAGTGTAAG AGCTCGGCGTCGAGATAGAAGTATACATACAACGAATGGGGATG
- the LOC111806917 gene encoding chloride channel protein CLC-d isoform X2 — translation MLSNQLQNGMDRAKSMWSRLPDTDENEDDLVSFLKKNDGGGVESLDYEVIENYAYWDEQAQRGRLFVGYSVVVKWLYALFIGIGTGLAAVFINMAVENFAGWKFSLTFALIQKSYVAGFIVYLAINLGLVFSSVYIVTHFAPAAAGSGIPEIKGYLNGIDIHGVLFFRTLIGKIFGSIGSVGGGLALGKEGPLVHTGACIASLLGQGGSGKYHLNSRWLQVFKSDRDRRDLVTCGCAAGVAAAFRAPVGGVLFALEEVTSWWKSQLLWRVFFTSAVVAVVVRAAMGWCKSGKCGHFGSGGFIIWDISDGQEDYSFGELLPMTVIGVIGGLLGALFNQLTLYMTYWRRNHLHKKGNRVKIIEACLISVLTSIISFGLPLLRQCTPCPKSDPDLGNECPRPPGTYGNYVNFYCSKDNEYNDLATIFFNTQDDAIRNLFSAKTMHEFSARSLLTFLVMFYTLAVVTFGTAVPAGQFVPGIMIGSTYGRLVGKFVVSFYKKPNIEEGTYALLGAASFLGGSMRMTVSLCVIMVEISNNLKFLPLIMLVLLMSKAVGDAFNEGLYEEQAQLKGIPLLESRPKYQMRKITAKEACGKRVVSFPRVVKVADIVSILRSNRHNGFPVIDYSRNGETRVIGLMLRSYLLGLLQSKVDFQHSPLPSDPRGSMPTRHNFSEFVKPASSKGISIDDINLSSEDLEMYIDLLPFLNPSPYIVPEDMSLTKVYNLFRQLGLRHAFVVPRPANVVGLITRKDLLIEDSEDSDAMELQSTSVRARRRDRSIHTTNGDVESPLLNGLLVNNADG, via the exons ATGCTTTCGAATCAGCTGCAGAATGGGATGGATAGAGCAAAAAGCATGTGGTCTCGTCTTCCGGACACCGATGAAAATGAGGACGACCTCGTTAGCTTCTTGAAGAAGAACGATGGGGGCGGCGTCGAAAGCCTTGATTACGAGGTCATCGAGAATTATGCTTACTGGGATGAACAG GCGCAAAGAGGAAGATTATTTGTTGGCTATAGTGTGGTGGTTAAGTGGCTGTATGCTTTGTTCATTGGCATTG GCACAGGATTGGCTGCAGTTTTCATAAATATGGCTGTTGAGAACTTTGCAGGCTGGAAATTTTCATTGACATTTGCTCTAATTCAGAAGTCATATGTAGCTGGTTTTATAGTATACTTAGCCATCAACTTGGGTCTAGTGTTTTCATCTGTATATATAGTCACTCATTTTGCTCCTGCAGCAGCTGGATCTGGCATACCTGAAATCAAGGGTTATTTGAATG GAATTGACATTCATGGTGTCCTTTTCTTCAGAACCTTAATCGGAAAG ATATTTGGAAGCATTGGTTCGGTGGGAGGTGGATTGGCTTTAGGCAAAGAAGGACCGCTTGTACATACGGGCGCCTGTATTGCTTCTTTGCTAGGACAA GGTGGATCTGGTAAATATCATCTAAATTCCAGGTGGTTACAAGTGTTCAAGAGTGACCGGGATCGTCGTGATCTT GTGACATGTGGGTGTGCAGCAGGAGTTGCTGCAGCTTTTAGAGCTCCAGTTGGTGGTGTATTATTTGCACTGGAAGAAGTAACATCTTG GTGGAAGAGTCAACTTTTGTGGCGTGTGTTTTTTACGTCTGCTGTGGTGGCTGTTGTGGTGCGTGCAGCGATGGGATGGTGTAAGAGTGGGAAGTGTGGCCATTTTGGTTCTGGTGGTTTCATAATATGGGACATATCAGA TGGCCAAGAGGACTACTCTTTTGGGGAGTTGTTGCCTATGACTGTGATTGGGGTTATTGGAGGCTTATTAG GAGCACTATTCAACCAGCTTACTCTTTACATGACGTATTGGCGACGAAACCATTTGCACAAAAAGGGGAACCGAGTTAAG ATCATTGAAGCTTGTCTCATCTCGGTATTAACATCAATTATTTCGTTCGGACTACCACTTCTAAGGCAATGTACTCCATGCCCCAAATCTGATCCTGATTTGGGTAATGAATGCCCAAGGCCTCCAGGGACGTACGGGAATTATGTCAAT ttttattGTAGCAAGGACAATGAATACAATGACCTTGCAACCATCTTCTTTAACACccag GATGATGCCATAAGGAATTTGTTCAGTGCAAAAACGATGCATGAATTCAGTGCGCGGAGTTTATTGACCTTTCTG GTTATGTTTTATACTTTAGCTGTCGTGACGTTTGGTACTGCTGTACCTGCTGGTCAATTTGTTCCTGGTATAATGATTGGATCTACGTATGGACGTTTGGTTGGAAAGTTCGTGGTTAGTTTCTACAAAAAGCCGAACATTGAAGAGGGAAC ATATGCTTTGTTGGGTGCTGCATCGTTTCTAGGAGGCTCTATGCGAATGACAGTGTCTTTGTGTGTCATCATGGttgaaatttcaaacaatttgaagtttttacCTCTCATAATGCTTGTCCTTCTGATGTCCAAG GCTGTTGGTGATGCCTTTAATGAAGGCCTCTATGAAGAGCAAGCCCAGTTGAAGGGTATTCCGTTACTGGAATCGAGACCGAAGTACCAGATGCGGAAAATAACAGCAAAGGAGGCCTGTGGAAAAAGG GTCGTCTCGTTCCCCCGCGTTGTTAAGGTTGCTGATATTGTTAGTATTTTACGGAGCAACAGACATAATGGCTTTCCT GTGATCGATTACTCTCGAAACGGAGAAACACGTGTCATTGGACTAATGCTTAGAAG TTACTTGTTAGGACTACTGCAGTCCAAAGTAGATTTTCAGCACAGTCCTTTGCCTTCTGATCCAAGAGGATCCATGCCAACCAG GCATAATTTCAGTGAGTTTGTGAAACCTGCTTCCAGTAAAGGAATTTCTATTGATGATATCAATCTTAGTTCAGAGGACTTGGAAATGTACATTGATCTACTCCCCTTTTTGAATCCATCTCCATATATTGTCCCAGAGGATATGTCTTTGACAAAG GTATATAATCTTTTCCGGCAATTGGGTCTAAGACACGCGTTTGTCGTTCCCCGTCCAGCAAATGTGGTCGGTTTGATCACTCGAAAGGATCTGTTGATAGAG GATAGCGAAGATTCGGATGCTATGGAGCTACAATCGACTAGTGTAAG AGCTCGGCGTCGAGATAGAAGTATACATACAACGAATGGGGATG
- the LOC111806458 gene encoding cyclin-T1-3-like isoform X1 — protein sequence MSRVRNFSSHGGMANDDYWVTMNRYDVGDHCQKTSRSNYYDYGYSHHFEFSGQYKEPVDRSIYARPAISNSIRPHNYQSFKRRKFSASRWEDSGRYHWQARTYDHGPSIYSNLVHPPPRSNYDVSTSASCKRDRSIMDDDEPSFMSRDEIERCSPSRKDGIDTLRETHLRYTYCAFLQSLGLHLELPQTTIGTAMVLCHRFFVRRSHACHDRFLIATSALFLAAKSEETPRPLNNVLRASSEILHKQDFNLLSFKLPVDWFEQYRERVTEAEQLILTTLNFELNVQHPYAPLMSVLNKIGLSQSMLVNLALNLISEGLRSSLWLQFKPHQIAAGAAYLSAKLLHVDFAPYQNILQEFQATPAILQDVAQQLMELF from the exons ATGTCTCGTGTTCGGAATTTCAGCTCTCATGGAGGAATGGCTAATGATGATTACTGGGTCACCATGAATCGATATGATGTCGGAGACCACTGTCAGAAGACAAGTAGGAGcaattattatgattatggCTATAGCCACCATTTTGAATTCTCAGGACAGTATAAAGAGCCGGTTGATAGGTCTATTTATGCGAGGCCTGCTATTTCCAACTCCATCAGGCCTCATAACTATCAGTCCTTTAAAAGGAGGAAGTTTTCTGCTTCACGTTGGGAGGATAGTGGGAGGTACCATTGGCAGGCACGGACATATGATCATGGACCTTCAATCTATAGCAATTTGGTCCACCCTCCTCCAAGATCCAACTATGATGTCTCTACATCTGCCAGCTGTAAAAGAGATCGCTCAATAATGGATGATGATGAGCCTTCTTTCATGTCCAGGGATGAGATTGAGAGATGCTCACCTTCAAGAAAAGATGGTATTGACACACTACGTGAAACACATCTGCGGTACACATATTGTGCCTTCCTTCAGAGTCTTGGTTTGCACCTTGAGTT ACCCCAGACTACCATTGGCACTGCAATGGTTCTATGCCATCGGTTTTTTGTTCGAAGATCACATGCTTGTCATGATAGATTT TTGATTGCCACTTCTGCACTCTTCCTTGCTGCAAAATCCGAGGAGACACCACGACCTTTGAACAATGTCTTGCGAGCTTCATCTGAAATTCTGCACAAACAGGATTTTAATCTCTTATCTTTCAAGCTTCCTGTT GATTGGTTTGAGCAATATCGTGAAAGAGTAACGGAAGCTGAGCAATTGATACTGACTACTCTAAACTTTGAACTCAACGTTCAACATCCCTATGCTCCTCTTATGTCTGTTCTTAATAAGATAGGTCTTTCACAGTCAATGTTGGTGAATCTTGCACTGAACTTGATCAGTGAAGG GCTAAGGAGCTCACTCTGGCTTCAGTTTAAGCCCCATCAGATAGCTGCTGGAGCTGCATATCTGTCTGCCAAGCTACTGCATGTGGATTTTGCTCCTTATCAAAATATCTTGCAAGAGTTCCAAGCAACGCCTGCTATTCTCCAAG ATGTGGCCCAGCAGTTGATGGAGCTTTTCTAA
- the LOC111806458 gene encoding cyclin-T1-3-like isoform X2, whose amino-acid sequence MSRVRNFSSHGGMANDDYWVTMNRYDVGDHCQKTSRSNYYDYGYSHHFEFSGQYKEPVDRSIYARPAISNSIRPHNYQSFKRRKFSASRWEDSGRYHWQARTYDHGPSIYSNLVHPPPRSNYDVSTSASCKRDRSIMDDDEPSFMSRDEIERCSPSRKDGIDTLRETHLRYTYCAFLQSLGLHLELPQTTIGTAMVLCHRFFVRRSHACHDRFLIATSALFLAAKSEETPRPLNNVLRASSEILHKQDFNLLSFKLPVDWFEQYRERVTEAEQLILTTLNFELNVQHPYAPLMSVLNKIGLSQSMLVNLALNLISEGIYASMLAYLIYLSGGLICCSSKLLFYK is encoded by the exons ATGTCTCGTGTTCGGAATTTCAGCTCTCATGGAGGAATGGCTAATGATGATTACTGGGTCACCATGAATCGATATGATGTCGGAGACCACTGTCAGAAGACAAGTAGGAGcaattattatgattatggCTATAGCCACCATTTTGAATTCTCAGGACAGTATAAAGAGCCGGTTGATAGGTCTATTTATGCGAGGCCTGCTATTTCCAACTCCATCAGGCCTCATAACTATCAGTCCTTTAAAAGGAGGAAGTTTTCTGCTTCACGTTGGGAGGATAGTGGGAGGTACCATTGGCAGGCACGGACATATGATCATGGACCTTCAATCTATAGCAATTTGGTCCACCCTCCTCCAAGATCCAACTATGATGTCTCTACATCTGCCAGCTGTAAAAGAGATCGCTCAATAATGGATGATGATGAGCCTTCTTTCATGTCCAGGGATGAGATTGAGAGATGCTCACCTTCAAGAAAAGATGGTATTGACACACTACGTGAAACACATCTGCGGTACACATATTGTGCCTTCCTTCAGAGTCTTGGTTTGCACCTTGAGTT ACCCCAGACTACCATTGGCACTGCAATGGTTCTATGCCATCGGTTTTTTGTTCGAAGATCACATGCTTGTCATGATAGATTT TTGATTGCCACTTCTGCACTCTTCCTTGCTGCAAAATCCGAGGAGACACCACGACCTTTGAACAATGTCTTGCGAGCTTCATCTGAAATTCTGCACAAACAGGATTTTAATCTCTTATCTTTCAAGCTTCCTGTT GATTGGTTTGAGCAATATCGTGAAAGAGTAACGGAAGCTGAGCAATTGATACTGACTACTCTAAACTTTGAACTCAACGTTCAACATCCCTATGCTCCTCTTATGTCTGTTCTTAATAAGATAGGTCTTTCACAGTCAATGTTGGTGAATCTTGCACTGAACTTGATCAGTGAAGG GATCTATGCTAGCATGCTCGCCTATTTGATATACTTATCTGGCGGATTGATATGCTGTTcttcgaaacttttgttttaCAAGTGA
- the LOC111807333 gene encoding LOW QUALITY PROTEIN: probable membrane-associated kinase regulator 1 (The sequence of the model RefSeq protein was modified relative to this genomic sequence to represent the inferred CDS: inserted 1 base in 1 codon), whose product MGKRTTKSSRSQTLPSSPSHSISSSSSSDFEFTISVSPHQASTALCPADELFYKGQLLPLHLSPRLSMVRTLILASSRTSSSSSETNSTTASRDSTESHSSFNSGILLFADCDSSRPSSVTEDDECRARFGXSKISSMFRKESTKNNPEPQIVSGSHIKKISSSAKEVFRKYLKKVNPLYGKNSQKQQQQQEWTTKTDRSSKEDKPSNIEFSGSNSGKESGSRAVPHSFSGNLRYPRIRTIASSCPSSIRSSPSHSGILSSRNMYSSSRTNYGNASSTEELQSAIQSAIAHCKNSMVQSKGRQ is encoded by the exons ATGGGGAAACGAACGACGAAAAGTTCGAGATCGCAAACGTTACCTTCATCGCCGTCGCATTCTatctcttcctcttcatcaTCCGATTTCGAATTCACTATCTCTGTTTCACCTCATCAAGCCTCCACCGCGCTCTGTCCCGCCGATGAGCTCTTCTACAAAGGCCAGTTGCTTCCTCTCCATCTCTCCCCTCGCCTCTCCATGGTCAGGACGCTCATTCTCGCTTCCTCCAGAacgtcgtcgtcgtcttccGAAACCAACAGCACCACCGCGTCGCGCGATTCCACCGAATCTCACTCCTCCTTCAACAGCGGCATTCTTCTTTTCGCCGATTGCGATTCCTCTAGACCTAGCTCCGTCACTGAGGACGACGAGTGCAGAGCGCGATTCG TATCgaaaatttcttcaatgtttaGAAAAGAATCGACGAAAAACAATCCAGAGCCTCAAATTGTATCCGGATCGCACATCAAGAAAATTAGCTCCTCCGCGAAGGAAGTTTTCAGGAAGTATTTGAAGAAAGTCAATCCGTTATACggaaaaaattcacaaaagcagcaacagcaacagGAATGGACGACGAAAACAGATAGATCTAGTAAAGAGGACAAACCATCAAACATTGAATTTTCAGGCAGCAACTCCGGAAAAGAAAGCGGATCGAGAGCAGTACCGCACTCATTTTCCGGTAATTTGAGATATCCGAGAATAAGAACCATAGCCTCGAGTTGTCCGTCATCGATTAGGTCATCGCCGAGCCACTCCGGGATCCTATCGTCTCGGAATATGTATTCGAGTAGTAGGACGAATTACGGCAACGCGTCCTCAACGGAGG